A stretch of the Cyanobacterium stanieri LEGE 03274 genome encodes the following:
- a CDS encoding Rpn family recombination-promoting nuclease/putative transposase — protein sequence MKTDSIFYELFLNLPDSLFSLLGLSPELAKEYQFTSQELKQLAKRIDGLFLPLNDDKPIYFVEVQFQKDENLYYRLFTEIFTYLGQYKPPQNFRAVVLWAKKSLDISLPPYYQEFKDSGKLTVIYLDELNSNTTDSIGVEIMKLIIAPQSQAKTQVEKLFSIAQQAEESSTKNQDIIELLEKILTYKFSNYSREELAKMFTLSDFKKTRFYQETYAEGKAEGKISIIPSLLKLGLTTEQIAQALELDIEIVHKIARNGES from the coding sequence ATGAAAACCGATTCTATCTTTTACGAACTATTTTTAAATCTTCCCGATAGCTTATTCTCCCTGCTTGGGTTATCCCCCGAATTAGCAAAAGAATATCAATTCACCTCCCAAGAATTAAAACAACTCGCCAAAAGGATAGACGGACTTTTTCTCCCTCTCAATGATGATAAACCTATCTATTTTGTGGAGGTACAATTTCAAAAAGACGAAAATTTATACTATCGGTTATTCACTGAAATATTTACTTACTTAGGGCAATACAAACCACCGCAAAACTTCCGTGCCGTTGTTCTGTGGGCAAAAAAAAGTTTAGATATATCCCTACCGCCCTATTATCAAGAATTTAAAGACTCAGGTAAATTAACTGTCATATATCTGGACGAATTAAACTCAAACACCACTGATAGTATTGGAGTAGAAATTATGAAACTAATTATCGCTCCACAATCTCAGGCAAAAACCCAAGTAGAAAAACTATTTTCCATTGCTCAACAAGCGGAGGAATCAAGTACAAAAAACCAAGATATTATAGAACTATTAGAGAAAATATTAACTTACAAATTTAGTAATTATTCAAGGGAGGAATTAGCAAAAATGTTTACCCTATCAGACTTCAAAAAAACTCGTTTTTATCAAGAAACCTATGCTGAGGGAAAAGCTGAAGGAAAAATATCTATTATCCCCAGCCTTTTAAAACTTGGCTTAACTACGGAACAAATCGCTCAAGCTCTCGAATTAGACATTGAAATAGTTCATAAAATAGCCAGAAATGGAGAAAGTTAA